The region CGACCCGCGCACCCCGGGCCTGTACCCGACCTGCCCCGTGCTGGCTCTGACCGGTCTGGCGTGCCCGGGCTGCGGATCGATGCGCGCGCTCGCGTCGCTGGGCCACGGCGACGTCGCCACGGCCTGGGCCTACAACCCGCTCGCCCTCGTCGCGGTCGCGCTGCTGGTCGGGTTCTGGGTGGCGTGGGCGGTGCGCGCGGTCCGGGGTCGAGCGCGGAGCCGGCCCGCCCGACCGTGGGTCCTGCTGACGGGTGCCGCCCTGGTGGTCGGCTACGCCGTCGCGCGCAACCTGCCCGCCCTCGCGCCGTGGCTGGGTCCCCTCGCGACGGCGCAGGGCCAGTAGGCTCGACCGACGTCCGGTCTCACGACCTCGAAGCCAAGGAGACACCGTGTCCTTCCCCCGCCGCCCTCGAACGGCTCCAGCGACGACGAGCCCCGCTACGGCGCCCGCTCGGAGGGTCAGCCCTCGCAGCCGCCCGCGTACGGCGGCTACTCCGAGGGCCAGGGTGCACCGGTTCCGCCCAGCCCCAACCCCTACGGCGCCGCCGGCGGTTCCGGAGCCCCGAACGACGG is a window of Litorihabitans aurantiacus DNA encoding:
- a CDS encoding DUF2752 domain-containing protein, encoding MVAVGRPAAAPSSDGSADGDAATGGPARRLVPVIGTATLAVAGLVLLVLRDPRTPGLYPTCPVLALTGLACPGCGSMRALASLGHGDVATAWAYNPLALVAVALLVGFWVAWAVRAVRGRARSRPARPWVLLTGAALVVGYAVARNLPALAPWLGPLATAQGQ